agagaaagaagccATACAGGAGTAAGATTGGAGGCCTGCTGGGAGCACAAAACCAAAGATCGACCAAGAACGCCATGGGAGATGAGCTTCGTAAGACAGAGAAGGCAGCACCACCCTTGAAGCCACACTTTGTGCTGGTGCATGGTATAAGTGGGGGAGGTTGGTGCTGGTACAAAATCAGGTCCCTCATGGAGCATTCCGGTTTCAGGGTTTCGTGTATTGACCTTAAAAGTGCCGGAATAGATCAAACCGATCCTGATTCCCTTCTTTCTTTCGATGATTACAATAAGCCACTCATGGACTTCATGTCTAGTTTGCCCGATGATGAACAGGTTGCATATATATGGTCTTAGTTTGTCCTTTTCATATTTGGATATGGTTATTAAAATCTAATCggatcatgtatataatatcgtgtgtatgtttgtgtgtgttttaGGTAGattaatgatattttctttttccttcacgCAGGTTATCTTAGTGGGACATAGTGCCGGAGGACTGAGTGTAACTCAGGCTACACATAAGTTTGCAAAGAAAATCTTCCTAGCGGTGTATGTGGCAGCAACCATGCTCAAATCGGGCTTCCTTACAGATGAAGACGTCAAAATTGTAAAGCTCTTTTATCCTAACCCTGTGTTCCTCACTTTTGGCTCTCACTTGCTTAAATTAATTAACTGGTTGAgctttattatattataacaataaatataGGAGATCATGTAATCATTAGCGTGAGAAAAACTAGTCTGAGCGATCGTATGGGGTCGTATGAACTCGGCCTTCCCGAATCCCGGCCCGCTCTGGTGAGAGTAGCTCGCAGGGCGTGGGAGGGGGAAGAGATTGCTGCCAACTGTCTTTAAAGTCAAATGACTGTGAGGTAATTGTTGTCTGtctaatattagatacagttttagagtatataaatattttatattttatatataaaaaaagtgagatctatcattaaaaaaataagttttttcatttaggtctcatatttatctattttaaaaaaaaatgtgcaagaCTTGCACACATATTACTAGGGGTGCAaatggtccggtctggtccggttcggCGATGTACcgaatatttttcatcattttttggaCCGAACACCCATACGGACCGGATCGgaaccgatagctatcggtccggtcggtcTATTCGGTCcggcctttttatttttatttttttaaataattaataaaaaaattatttaaaatactaaattaaattaagtgaattattaatgtggattatgtaacaaactcaataaaaaaaatattttatatggtcaatgataataaattagatgaaaattatattattaatttatataattactatataattaactaattgatatttatatattagttaattcatagaatattaacaagtgttaataacatatttaaaattttatattgttaatagtgataggttagatgaagatatatataaaatattgttaatttatagaatattaacaagtatattaataacatatttaaaattttatattgttaattgtataattattatataaataatatatataaaatatttttttatttttatttttcattctgtCTGATCCGACCCGAAAAAtcctggaccgtggaccggaccgaaactttTCGGTCCTCTCAAACGTGAACTGAGATTGACCATTTAaatctcggtccggtccggtcagaCCGTTcggtcggtccgaccggactgtttatcacccctacatactactataaatatcatttctctttatgatTACTTTGACTCATCCTCCTCGGTGCCTAGCAAGTACTCTTTCTACTACTTTAGAAGCGTTGCGCTGTTTACACCTCCCCCATAAGAAAATTAATGcaatgaatttttctttttaatttgagaaatattttaattactaataaattttataaaaataagctcACAAACTAACGTGTCTTGATATGGTATGTTAggttataaaactatttttattataatgtagatctaatatatcatatgaaacgatatcaatttataagtttatttttatagaatttctttGTGCCTTGTAGCCATAAGTTGTCAAATACTACTCGTACGAAAGAATATTTATCTTTCTCAACAATATTCAATATATGTTAGTAAGCAGAAAAAGAAGTAATTAAGCTGCATAAGAATGATTCCTAGGATATAAAGAACAATCAAATACAATTCAGTTGTCCTCGTTGCTGATTGCCGAATACCATTTTTTTCTACCAAGAGTCGAAGGCTCAAAATAAGTATATCCATACTCTAGAGTTGACAATAAGACAAAAGGTAGAGACCGCGTAATGCGATGCTGAAACTGGAATCCATAATCATCCAAGTGTTCCAATTGTAGGTTAAAGCTAGGCGTTTGCAAGAATGCAAAAGAAACATGTCTAAGCATGGAATGTAATCGAGAAGGGTGATGCCTCATGCGCTTGGTTTGATGGTCAAGAAAATAAAGGTAGCAGAGGAGCTGGATGCGACAATGTTTTTGGGATGACACGGGGTTTAAAGTGGACGGAACAAcatagatttgaaaaaatgagagaaaaaacaaacaaagataACATGAGGAAGTAAGAGGGGAGAGGGGGAAGGAAGGGTGGCGGGTGGAGGAGATGGCCAGAGGACTGCCTCCCTTCCCCAGATCACTAGTGCATGAGGCGACGAAAATGGAACCTTCACCCTGGGCTGGAGGGTAAAGAATTGATGTTTATCGGTTAAGGAGAAGAAATGGAAAAGTTGCATATGCCAAAagcttaaaaaggaaaatgaaagccATAGAAGACGTAAGAAATAGAGTTGAGGGGTGGGAAGTACTTGTGGGAAAGAACTAGAGGTTATAAAGAATATCATTTCAATGGCATGAAAAATGAGAGTAACGTTGCTGGGAGACAATCTCCATGATGCCTCGAAATTAAGATCActagtttctttttttccctaacTAACTAATTGCACATTTGGCCCTGACAAGTAGGCAACTTAATTACTAATCAACAAAAAAGggcaataaaattaaaaaagctaATGCAATGtgtcttttaaaaatataggaGTAAGAAATTGGTTGGAATATTTAGTCCGCGATTAATGATGTATGTGGGATCAGTTTAGTCTGTTTACATGAGAAGTAAGGTAAATAATCCTCAATTTTATCTGTAACAGGGAGTACCCGATCTATCTGAATTTGGGGATGTTTACGAATTAGGATTTGGATTGGGTCCGAATCAACATCCAACAAGCGCCCTTGTCAAGCAGGAATTTCAACGAAAAATCATCTACCATTTGAGCCCCCGAGAGGTAATTTTTTCATAGTTGCTTGCTTCAATAATGTGTTTGTGCGTGTGCGTAGTAGATACTAGatacacatgcatatatagagACGCACATATTTTAAAGTCAGGAAATATTAATGACCGAAATGCCATGTGGATCTTCCTCAGGATTCAACCCTAGCTGGGATGCTTTTGAAGCCAGGACCATTCAAAGCATTACACACTGCTCGTTTTCCAGGAGATCATAACATAGATATGGTGCCGCGGATCTACATCAAGACTGCGCACGATCGGGTGGTGAAACCGGAACAACAAGATGCAATGATAAAAAAGTGGCCACCATCCCATGTGTATGTTTTGGATAGCGATCACAGCCCCTTCTTCTCCACACCATTTCTGCTCTTCGGCTTCCTTCTCAAGGCTTTAGCTTCTTTTGGTTAATTTCAGTGttcgacatatatatatatatattctctatttATCGCCCTAGGTCTCTTACTATTTATCTCCACACAATTTCTGTCTCAGTCCTCGAATGAAGGACATGGGCTATGGGTCTTGGTCCAGTTTAATttcatttacaattttaaattcaacatgTATTTGGACTATAATATAGTTAGTgggccttagttttattttctcgTATGCTTTTAGTGTGTTAGCCTGGGCCCATGTAAGGGTCATCTCCTTTATGTATGAGCCAATGTATCTAGGGTTCATCTATCcagaaagttaatgaaaattcCTATTTCCTTtcccttatcttcttcttcatttcttctatgGAGATGCTCCTCTAGAAGTGAgcaatttcaatatatttttctttaagtaacTAGAGGTGTGTTataagtggtatcagagccaccccacGTTTGCAGTCCGTGTTGGCACGGTTGCAATTGTACGGCACggggggtgatgccggcatgACAGTGTTCTTCTGGGGCTAGGAAAGACCTAGCTCACAGCCAACCCGTGTGAGCGGCGGGACCGCCGTGGACGTCGGCTGCGGAGCATGATGGTTGTTACGAttccacatcgactaagtataaGATTTGTTGGTGGTTTATAAGCCTCTAAGCACCATTCCCTTGCAAGCCGGTTTTCAAGGATGAGTTTTATCTAATGGGTTCATAACAACTTGTACCACACCTCTAgttacttaaagaaaaatatattgaaattgctcacttcgaggggagcacctgtatagaagaaatgaagaagaagataagggaaaggaaataaaaattttaattaactttttgGATAGATGAACCCTAAAGCCCTTGGCTCGCACATAAAGGAGATGATCCTTACGTAGGCCCAGGCTAACACACTAAAagcatataagaaaaataaaactaaggccTAAGGCCCACTAACTATATTGTAGTCCAAATACATGttgaatttgaaattgtaaATGAAATTAAACTGATCCAAGGCCCATAGCCTATGTCCTTCATTCGGGAACTGTGACAAACTATCCCCATAGAAgcaccttgtccacaaggtgcgGCATCCTTGCCCACAATTGAACTACCACCcgagtaaaaaatgaaaattttctttgtATTTACCACAAGTCCAACCCAAGCACCAAGACCGGTACCCACCATTCCAACACCAAACCCAACCAATGATGTCGCTCCGTCAATCAACTACTCTTCCTTGTTCAACTCATGATACAAGACCTTGATTGTAATTGTACCTCTATccttcttatcttttattttcaacatGTTAAGTGATGATAGCAGTCTCAAGTCAAACTCTTAATGTCAGCTTCAAGCTCAATCAAGGGTAGCTCTACCAACCCCAATCTCTTGTCTTGCCCAATGTCCATATTAAAGACCTCGAGTACAGGGGTCCGTGTCTCCTTGTCTTCTGCAATCAACTCAAATGTCTGATTCCAAACAGGATTGAGGTTGTTCTcaaaaacttttgttttgaCCTTGAAGAGTGGCCGAATATACACAGCAACATAAGGATcagattttccaatcatttccATGTTCTTCAAATCATTTGCCTTCACGACTGTCAAGACAATCTTTTCTAGTGGTTTAAGCTCTAATTCACTTGTATCGACAAGTATACCACCAATTAGAACAACAATCCTGTGGGGCCACTGGAGCATGTTTGTGACAATTGAATTCACGGTAGAATCACTCATATCTAAAAGTCCAGGGATAGTTATTAAGCTTCCACCAACAATTTGCTTCATTCCCTGTCTAAGCAAACTATAGGCAAAGCCAATATTAATTGCAGTCTTCATTTCATCTCCAATCAAAACCAACTTTACTGGTTCATCAATAATCTCTCCTAATTTCTCTTGACGAGCTAGATTTCGAAAGCACCACACACCCAACAACAAACACCTAAAGATCAAACCCACGACACTCCTAATTGTCATTTTCACAAACAATTGAGGCGCAAAGTGAGATGCCTCTTGAGCAGCCTTTAATCTAGCTGCTTTTGTTTTAGATCGAGCTTGAGAACTAAGTTTGTAATGCCTGATCAAGTCAATATAATAAGGTACAAGAGCCACCACCCAAGTCATATCAGCCATATTATTCGCATATGGGAGGGCAAACTTGAACAAAAGCATCCTCTTGTGTGTGCCTAGGTGTTGATCAGAGAAATGCATCGAGATGAAATGTTTTCCAAATTTCTCAAAAGCTTTTTCTCCAAAaacctgataaaaaaaaaacttcgtGATCAAATCCGTCCACTTTAGCGTCCCATCCACAGTCTAAAAAACTGGTCTGGATTCAAGGCTTTCATAGTACTTCAAGAACTTGTCCACAATACTCTCGATGAAGCTATTCATTCTGAGAAGTGAAAACTCGTAGCACAGGAACATGAGCACTGAATTGGCAAGCGAGACGATCTCTGAACATGAGCTTCCAAAACTGCCTTCCAGAATTGCGTTGCAGGTCCAAGTAGCATATGGAGCTAAATTGCCATGGCCGTCGAACGTTTTGAGCTTTTGTGAGTAGTAAGGAGGTTGAGAAATAGAGGCTATGGCGTTGAGACTGACGAGGTCGCTGCAAGCTAGGTTCATGCATCATGAAAATCATGCAGTCTGGTTGTTTCCCTCTGATCTTGAAAATCATAAGGGTACCCATTCCAGATCTCATTCCCGCTTCCGTAGCTCTTGTGAGTTGTGCCTTAgcttttatcaaacacattacATGCAGCTCTCATACTGATGATCTTTCAGCAATCAAGTTTGCTTGacatcaaatggaaatgaagaaagaCATGGAAAATAGAGGAAATAAACGAGAAAAATATAGCAAGGAGTGGAAGAAGAGTTGTTGGCTTTTTGGATTTAAAGTGACATCGACAGAACAAAggttagagaagaagaaatgtgAGGAAACCGATGTACATGCCATGAGGGAGGAAATTAAGGGCCTTGAAAATATGTGTTTGTTTCTCGAGAAAGTgcaggaaaagaaataaatctgAGGGATCTCCTTTCTCATTTGCCCAAGAATTGCTTAAGAAGATGAGGAGAAGAGACAGGGAAAAGAAACACCACCTGGGTCAAACTCTCGTCTGGTGCATAGGAAAATAAGGGTGCCAAAATCCTTACCATTGATGCCGAGAATGGTTCCCATAGCTGGTTCCACTCTGTTTTTTACTATGGCTTGATTATGGCCCGGTACAATCGTTGGAAGGGGAGGAACCAAGGACTTTTTtggaacaaaggaaaaaaaaatcttgttgaGACTGaattcctcattttctttcatcGTCTCTGCGAGTTCATCTTCCTGCAATGCACAAAGTTGATGTTCCAGGTGGGTTAAATTTGTATCGAAGTTGCTACTGAAATCTTCAAAGTCGTTCTTGACATCCTTGAATGTCTGTAGGACAATTTCAAAACGTTGATGTGATTGTTCAAGCTGCTCCTTGATTTTGAGCAATGATGAGAGAATTTTTTTCAGTTCCATGGATTGATGAAACAGCTGCAAAGGAAAGTCTgtctctagataccacttgcatgaacccactaggtagaactcacttTTGAAAACCGGCTTACAAGGGAAATGTGTCTAGGAGTTTATAAACCCccaaccaatctcatacttagtcaatgtgggattgTAACAATTTCGGATTATGATTGAGGAACAAAACTTatctcttgtttctttttttctcccttaaATTGACAAATTTCCCGATTGAGGATCTAATTGTAAGTATCGAATGCTAAATTGTATACTTCATTCCAAAGGACTACAATATGCATGGATGACGCCAAGGTTTCAGAGGATTCAAGGAAGAAAACATtcaataagagaaaaataaacgtAAAATAGGTCCATTAGATCAATACTGTGAtctcatttcaaattttcaatactTTATATTCCATTCGGATTAGCGAAAGGATGCAATTTATGAAAATTAGgttgaaataaattttgataaactGAAAAACGAAAAAATCTATTCGCAAGCCTTCTTattgataagttttgaaatAATGCTTACTCTTAGATTTATGaactatgagagagagagagagaggggtaatAAGATGAGAATTATTGGAGATAGCTAAGGTCTCGTTTAGTTataaagataagatgagatgaaagctgaataaaatcttgttagaatttaattttttaatattctttttgtttttagatttgaaaaaaatgaattgtttattgtattttgtatgagagtttgagaaatttataatagttagatgagatgagataaaatgagttgagatgatttgtgtaaccaaacaataGCCTCTCTACCCACAACTCCAAATCCCTCGTGCTTCAAGGAGGAAATAAAGAACGAAGGCAAGAGGAAAAGTctaaagaagaggaaaagacaACCTTTCAATTGTGGCTAATTGTGCATCTCTACTTGTGCATGCAGTGCCCCCGCAATCTCTAATTGTGCATGCAGGGCACTCCTAATTTGCATCTCTTGCTGTTCCTTGTACTAACATTCTAGTACATGGAATCCCAATTGTGGAATCTATTCCGTGTTTACTTCTACGTAAAAGGATTGAAGTTGAGATTCGATTAAAGTCTAATTGGGAAAAAGATAGGCATAGCTGGCAAACCAAGcaaaatataaggaaaatgctactttacTCCTTAATTTAAACCACTCACTATACTTCATTGATgtgacatattaaaaaattttaaaaaaattaaaacacaaacataaaatgGTAGAtagaatctaaaattttaatcctcttttttattttttagagccattttattttgaatatatatttttaaaaaatgatatatattctcCAAATGCATAAGTCTCGTGCAAGCACTTCATAAAAAAGTAAACCCCACCgtgaaaaagtttgaaaaactcactttttcaaaGTGGAGtccacattttaaaaaattacttgtacctagtattactctatatttttttaataattcacGTGACACTATATTGTGATATCacattaaagaaacaaaatgagtgatataaattagaggtataataacattatccaaaatttaaaattgtccATTGAGAAGATTTTATCTAAAAGAAAAGCACAAAATACGATAAGAGAAAACAAGCATTATCCTTGTGTTTTTGCCTACTTTAATAGTTTCCAACCCAAAGTTTTGAGTTTTccattttaaattaagaaaaagagaattGTTATAGAGATaaatagattacataaaaataaatttataaattaatataatttcataagatttgttaaatctattttataataaaaataattttaaatctgACGTATTaatcaaatcacgtcaatttataaatttatttttatgtaattcttttgtgactaaaatattttcctataaaaaaattccagTTGCAAATAGTTCCATGAGCAGGGGGTCCAGCCCTTCTTTACTACGTGCGTATCTCACTTGTTTACAGCTCTTATAGGCTGCTTTCAAATGCAATGATTAGGACCCATCATCTCTCAACATTCTTTAACGTAgcataaaattattgaaaaatacgTGAAATATTATAActaattttcaatcatttaatacaAGTCAATAATGGTGAGAGGACGATAGCATTAAAAATCGAAATACTCCCTTTTTCTACCTCTCCCCATTTCCATCTAATGAAATTGAAAGACATCCTTACGGTCgagataaaatagaaataagaaatctATGACCAAAAGGATTTAGTACTCACAAAACTGGTAATAATATTCAACATGTTTCACCTCACGCTATAGACCAATTCAGAACCTGAAACCACTACTTCCTATAAGTAGTTCAACATGTTTTACCTACTCTCAGAAGCTTCTGTTAACATCTTTGAAAAGCGTCCAGACTATACATACTAGTCTCAAATTTTACTtctcaaaacataataataataacaataataaattaaaaataaaaataaaaataatagccTTAAATCTAAGTATCCCCTGTATCTTGAGAGAAGAAGGATCCTCATGCAAGATGATTAATTTCAGGCTATTCAACATTATTACCTCGCCTTCTCCCCTAAAGACGTCCAGAGAGGGCTGAGGAAACCACTTGAAAGACCAAGGTACCAGTATATGTAAAGTTCATTTCTATAAGTTTGGAGAGTAGAAAGTCAGAAAAAGATAGACGAAATAATACGATAGAagttccaaaaaaatattttccaaaaaaagacTGTCAGAAATTGCAAAAACTAAATTTCAATGTCAGTTTGTCAGGCATGTTGCCTCAACTATAAGCTTTATTTAACTCGGTCCATCTCAATTTTGACTCAAACAATTATGAAGTTTCCGAAGATGAAAATAGAAGCACAAGGTGATGTAAACCTTGCAAAACTCGATTCCAGTTCAGATGCAAGGCACCTGATATCAGTTCCCTTTACCCGAGATTGTCTATACCCTCAAGAATTCTCAAAAAGCTCATGAGGTGAAACAAAACAGATTTGATTGGACAGGCAGGAACAAATTCTAAGAAACAATCAATATGAGCCACCTTTTTCAAGCTTCTCAATATCTTATAGGTGCTTCCTTTCTGCCTCCTGGAGTTCTCTTTCagcattttcctcttcttcaattttGTCAAGATCATCAAACTCCTTGGTTGCTACCATTGCTTTCACTACAGGATCTCTTAGATCAGATATTAGACCACCACCAACATTGTACTCTTCTTCATCCCCCGATCAGGAATAATCATTGATCAGGTCCTGATGCCATGGGGATGTCAACTGCCACTAGCTTCAAATCATACTGCAAAAAAGATGGCACCCAATACTTCCCTAAGTATAAGCAGACCATTCAAGTGCTTCCCTACAtacatttttcccttttcttcctTCAAAACAAATTGTTTTAGTGTGTCACTGGAGAGAGATTAGATAAAGCTCTAACTAATATATTCAGTAAAGTGGAATCTAATGAACTCTCATCTCTCAGTCACTCTCGTGCATGCCTTAGCTTGGCTATTAATTTGGTGAGCTGTCAAATATCCAACTGCTAATAAACTATGTATAGTACGACACAAGTTATGGGTAGAGAAAAGGCATTCAATTTTTACACTTGAGAGGAACCAAAACTAGAATTAGCAAGGGCCAAATGGCAACTTCATTTGGTTCAACTAGTAAATCTCTTGGCATTATACGAAACGGTTGGAAGTTGGAACTAAATACCGCATTCACTAGGATTGTGGGGCTAAAAGGAATGGGGAAGCCTATCTCCCATTACTTTCCATAGTTATGTTCCACCGGTTCTTCTAGTAAAATCTAGTCAAAATTGCCATATGGGTTAATGAAACCCAAATTGACTGAGAAAAGGAACTAATGAGGACAAGAACATGGAACTGTTCTTACAGTTACACTTACATTTTGCCGACAAAATGGACTTAAAAAAATCTGTGGACATAGGAATTATTGAACTTCAAGAAACAATGCCATTTGATGTTACAGAAAGACATTGAGGCAGAACAACAAGCAGTAGCATATGTGACTTATACAACTACAAAAAGCTCCATGGCCTCATATCATATGAGAAATAAAGGGAGAGTGACTAGCAAAGAAGTAAACCTGGCCTTTTTTATTCTTGACTTCAACGCTGACGAGCCCCTTTCTCTCAGAACCTTGTATAGGAAAGATGAGAAAACAGCGCTTGCTCCTAAAACTTGGCTTGAAGTTCTTTACTGTAAGGCCACCTCCTGACATCACATACGCTCTCAAATCTGTTCCAGTAAGAGGGGCACCCATAACCTCGAGGATCCCAGCAGATGTATTAAGCGTCCTCATGGCCATTCGATAAACTTTATCAGGATTGATTGTGAATCTTGAGCAGAGATAAAGACTCTTTAAGTAACAAAAACGCCAAACACACAACACAAGATCTTTACTTTAAGGCATTGCTCTTCAGAACAATACAGCATCAACAACAGTTGATTCACATGTTTTCTTATGATTGATAACAGTTGATCCCCATACATTGGCatagaaaaatccaaaa
This window of the Juglans regia cultivar Chandler chromosome 12, Walnut 2.0, whole genome shotgun sequence genome carries:
- the LOC109005284 gene encoding methylesterase 17, coding for MGDELRKTEKAAPPLKPHFVLVHGISGGGWCWYKIRSLMEHSGFRVSCIDLKSAGIDQTDPDSLLSFDDYNKPLMDFMSSLPDDEQVILVGHSAGGLSVTQATHKFAKKIFLAVYVAATMLKSGFLTDEDVKIGVPDLSEFGDVYELGFGLGPNQHPTSALVKQEFQRKIIYHLSPREDSTLAGMLLKPGPFKALHTARFPGDHNIDMVPRIYIKTAHDRVVKPEQQDAMIKKWPPSHVYVLDSDHSPFFSTPFLLFGFLLKALASFG